One Sodalinema gerasimenkoae IPPAS B-353 DNA segment encodes these proteins:
- the iscB gene encoding RNA-guided endonuclease IscB — MSNHVFVLDTNRKPLTPCKPGVARSLLNAGKASVFRRYPFTIILNKEVDANPEPLELKLDPGSNVTGIALKQGHRIIFAAELQHRGQQIKEALLSRRQLRRSRRNRKTRYRPARFLNRTRPEGWLAPSLQHRVDTLMTWVNRFRRLAPVGQITQELVRFDLQLMENPEISGVEYQQGALQGYEVREYLLEKWGRTCAYCGAKHVPLEVEHIQPRSKGGSDRVSNLTMACRSCNQAKGHGDIRDFLSGQPDVLSRLLGQAKSPLNDAAAVNSTRWALFKALKATGLPVTTGTGGQTKFNRLRLNLPKAHWLDAACVGPVESLEVLTSKPLLILAKGHGTRQMCGTNKYGFPTRHRSRRQIHKGFQTGDIVTATVTAGKKIGSYVGRVLCRASGSFDITTASRRVAGISHKYCKPIHRKDGYAYA; from the coding sequence ATGTCTAACCATGTTTTCGTTTTAGATACCAACCGCAAGCCCCTGACACCCTGCAAGCCAGGGGTAGCACGATCACTGCTCAACGCGGGGAAAGCCTCGGTATTTCGACGCTACCCATTCACCATTATTCTCAACAAGGAGGTTGATGCGAATCCTGAACCCCTCGAACTCAAATTAGACCCAGGCTCTAACGTCACTGGAATTGCCCTGAAGCAAGGGCATCGAATCATCTTTGCTGCCGAGTTGCAGCACCGAGGACAGCAGATTAAGGAAGCACTGCTGTCTCGTCGTCAACTCCGACGTTCTCGACGAAACCGCAAGACCCGATATCGACCAGCTCGGTTCTTGAATCGGACTCGTCCCGAAGGTTGGTTAGCTCCCAGCTTGCAGCATCGAGTAGATACTCTAATGACCTGGGTTAACCGATTCCGTAGACTTGCCCCAGTTGGCCAGATTACTCAAGAGCTAGTACGGTTCGACCTGCAATTGATGGAAAACCCTGAGATCTCAGGTGTTGAGTATCAGCAGGGAGCCTTACAAGGCTACGAAGTCAGGGAATACCTGTTGGAGAAGTGGGGCAGAACCTGTGCTTACTGTGGTGCTAAACATGTACCCCTTGAAGTTGAGCATATCCAGCCTCGGTCTAAGGGTGGCTCTGACCGGGTGTCTAACCTGACGATGGCTTGCCGCTCATGCAATCAAGCCAAAGGCCATGGGGACATTCGGGATTTTTTATCGGGCCAGCCTGATGTCCTGAGTCGTCTTCTGGGGCAGGCAAAATCACCCCTTAACGATGCGGCTGCCGTCAACTCGACTCGATGGGCCTTGTTCAAGGCTCTCAAAGCCACAGGACTCCCAGTCACTACAGGAACTGGCGGACAAACGAAGTTCAATCGACTGAGGCTCAACCTACCTAAAGCTCACTGGCTTGATGCTGCCTGTGTTGGACCCGTCGAATCACTCGAAGTTCTGACGTCAAAACCGTTGCTGATTTTAGCAAAGGGGCATGGAACCCGTCAGATGTGCGGGACGAATAAGTACGGATTCCCTACTCGTCACCGCTCCAGGAGGCAAATTCACAAAGGCTTTCAGACTGGCGACATTGTGACGGCTACGGTCACAGCGGGGAAGAAAATTGGCTCCTATGTGGGACGGGTTCTCTGCCGTGCGTCTGGTAGTTTTGATATTACCACCGCTTCTCGAAGGGTGGCAGGCATCAGCCACAAATACTGCAAACCCATTCACAGGAAGGATGGTTACGCCTATGCTTGA
- a CDS encoding glycosyltransferase yields the protein MTVCIPTYNGEQFLGEALESVGEQTYPNLEILLSDDGSEDATLEILQDFSANSPHPCRLYRHSHQGMVQNWNFCLQEARGVYLKFLFQDDRLDPDCIRQLVNLAETDADLGLVFCVRRLERFPQAQDIPILQILWRHCQEIHRGWSRLQSRQAGVSLLADCQLWEFPLNKIGEPTAVLLRKSALEAVGGFDEDLCQLVDVELWWRLLARFSVGFVDQPLAVFRLHPGQQTVTNARKGAFDERQLCLKVAQNPIFSESMRRQGMLFWLQGEDWCCRDWSLGVPAVPKWFWPDWLQHLFSHLPQWQRRGEAMCYVQGLSALSEYLLTQLGYSPQDWLEVLTTYSLQVSLWPAYYIDVSLDELLGQRRQLLQIFLKYQGYDLDWQFSGQTSGKTGVYCPSWPLEGMGELPSREITMYSPQPQPPSWVGGDWIQLPGDLRGQVQQLREANLAELLLWGDSLREISAIAFLELHQLARVQRRVLPFPVAEYQLDEGFGPGAAKSSTHHSTVAQLRQGRDETYLDVKQRLDLGSTRVIFFSDVSPESLTVELRDCWARIIEAVADSCLLLLLANKDEQSYIGGSSRDRLRETWTQFNLSRQQLIVVDRPDWQQQPLWWDVGDIYLDSFPVNSPQTVQMALRKNQVPVLYFGKTRRSQTSVNAFSGTIPPEAIAQQESDYINLAQKLGTDMPFRQEILRKLKLAQDIKNLS from the coding sequence GTGACGGTGTGCATTCCCACCTACAACGGGGAGCAATTTTTAGGGGAGGCTTTAGAGAGTGTGGGTGAGCAAACCTATCCCAACCTAGAAATTCTCCTATCCGACGATGGGTCTGAGGATGCCACCCTAGAGATTCTACAGGACTTTAGCGCCAACTCCCCTCATCCCTGTCGCCTCTACCGTCATTCCCATCAGGGGATGGTGCAAAATTGGAATTTTTGCCTTCAGGAAGCCAGGGGAGTTTATCTCAAATTCCTGTTTCAAGATGATCGCCTCGACCCCGATTGTATTCGCCAACTGGTCAACCTGGCCGAAACCGATGCTGATTTGGGATTAGTGTTTTGCGTCCGTCGGCTGGAGAGATTCCCTCAGGCCCAGGACATTCCCATCTTGCAGATTCTCTGGAGACATTGTCAGGAGATTCATCGTGGCTGGAGTCGCTTGCAATCTCGCCAAGCGGGGGTAAGTCTGTTGGCCGATTGCCAATTATGGGAGTTTCCCCTCAACAAAATTGGGGAACCCACCGCTGTTCTGTTGCGGAAATCGGCGTTGGAGGCCGTGGGAGGGTTTGACGAAGACTTATGTCAGTTAGTGGATGTGGAGTTGTGGTGGCGACTGTTGGCCCGCTTCTCGGTGGGGTTTGTGGACCAACCGCTGGCGGTGTTTCGTCTCCATCCGGGGCAACAAACGGTGACGAATGCCCGCAAGGGAGCGTTTGATGAGCGGCAGTTGTGTCTCAAAGTTGCCCAAAATCCCATCTTTTCTGAATCCATGAGACGGCAAGGGATGCTGTTTTGGCTACAAGGAGAGGATTGGTGTTGCCGAGATTGGTCTTTGGGAGTACCAGCGGTTCCCAAATGGTTTTGGCCCGATTGGTTGCAGCATCTGTTCTCCCATCTGCCTCAATGGCAGCGTCGCGGTGAGGCGATGTGCTATGTTCAGGGACTTTCAGCCTTGTCGGAGTATCTCTTAACTCAACTTGGCTACTCTCCCCAAGACTGGCTGGAGGTTTTAACCACCTATTCGCTTCAGGTCAGTCTTTGGCCCGCCTATTATATAGATGTCTCCTTGGACGAACTCTTGGGTCAACGGCGGCAACTCCTACAAATCTTTCTCAAATATCAGGGGTATGACCTGGATTGGCAGTTTTCGGGGCAAACGTCGGGAAAAACGGGAGTCTACTGTCCGAGTTGGCCCCTGGAGGGAATGGGAGAGTTGCCATCTCGGGAGATAACCATGTATTCACCGCAACCCCAGCCGCCATCCTGGGTTGGCGGGGATTGGATTCAGTTACCGGGAGATTTGCGGGGACAGGTTCAACAACTGCGAGAGGCGAATTTGGCAGAGTTGCTGTTGTGGGGAGATTCACTCAGGGAGATTAGCGCGATCGCCTTCCTGGAACTGCACCAACTCGCCCGAGTTCAGCGGCGCGTCTTGCCCTTCCCTGTCGCGGAATACCAGTTAGATGAGGGTTTTGGGCCTGGGGCGGCCAAATCTAGCACTCACCATAGCACGGTTGCTCAGTTAAGGCAAGGCCGCGATGAAACTTATTTAGACGTGAAGCAACGACTGGATTTAGGCTCAACGAGGGTCATTTTTTTTAGCGATGTTTCCCCGGAGAGTCTAACGGTTGAATTGCGAGACTGTTGGGCAAGAATTATTGAAGCGGTTGCCGATTCCTGTTTACTGCTGTTGTTGGCAAATAAGGATGAACAGTCCTATATAGGAGGGTCAAGCCGCGATCGCCTCCGAGAAACCTGGACCCAGTTTAACCTATCTCGGCAACAGTTGATTGTCGTCGATCGCCCCGATTGGCAGCAGCAGCCTCTTTGGTGGGATGTGGGAGATATCTATTTAGATAGTTTCCCCGTCAATTCCCCGCAAACCGTCCAGATGGCCTTAAGAAAAAATCAGGTTCCTGTCTTGTATTTCGGTAAAACTCGGCGATCGCAAACCAGCGTTAACGCCTTTTCCGGGACAATTCCCCCAGAGGCCATCGCCCAACAAGAGTCGGACTATATCAACCTAGCCCAAAAACTGGGAACTGATATGCCCTTCCGTCAAGAGATTTTAAGAAAACTTAAACTGGCTCAAGATATCAAAAACCTATCTTAA